A section of the Enterococcus montenegrensis genome encodes:
- a CDS encoding FeoA family protein codes for MKKLAEVAPNQTFVVKEVTAQAEVQKHLQNLGLLPGSHVVLLKSKGQDGIVLVQNARLALDQSLLEAIIVEPAAKKEEVLSLDQLAVGDKGKVIKIFGEGAVKRRLMDMGLTKNVVITVRKLAPLGDPIEINLRGYELSLRKSEAEYILVELKKEG; via the coding sequence ATGAAAAAATTAGCAGAAGTTGCACCCAATCAAACCTTTGTTGTGAAAGAAGTAACAGCGCAAGCAGAAGTTCAAAAGCATTTACAAAACTTAGGATTGTTGCCCGGCAGTCATGTTGTGTTGTTAAAAAGTAAAGGTCAAGACGGAATTGTCCTAGTTCAAAATGCGCGCCTAGCTTTAGACCAGAGTTTATTAGAAGCAATTATCGTCGAGCCAGCTGCAAAAAAAGAAGAAGTCTTATCTTTAGATCAATTAGCAGTAGGAGATAAAGGCAAAGTTATTAAAATATTTGGCGAAGGTGCGGTCAAACGCCGCTTAATGGATATGGGCTTGACTAAAAATGTTGTGATAACGGTCCGTAAATTAGCACCATTAGGCGATCCCATTGAAATTAATTTGCGTGGCTATGAATTATCTTTAAGAAAAAGTGAAGCAGAGTATATTTTAGTGGAGTTAAAAAAGGAGGGATAG
- the feoB gene encoding ferrous iron transport protein B: MENLQFALAGNPNSGKTSTFNQLTGSMQSVGNWPGVTVERKSGTLKKQKNITIQDLPGIYSLSPYTPEEIVARDYLLTGSPNTIINIVDATNLERNLYLTTQLMETGIPVVLGLNMMDLIRKSGKTINLDKLAYGLGIPVVSMSALKKQGLQELIHKSTQAAEKFPPETTYPTYDERLEAALTEIIDVLGNTVAQKQARFYAAKLFEKDELATENLDLSKIQRKEINEIIAITEKIFDDTSDAILVNERYEFIARLMALCTVNENELRLTISDKIDQIVTNRFLALPIFAFVMWGIYYLSIQTIGVMGTDWVNDVLFGTVVPDFVTKNLAAWHVAAWMQDLILNGIIAGVGAVLGFVPQLLVLFFCLSLLEDCGYMARIAFVMDRLFRKFGLSGKSFIPMLIATGCGVPGVMASRTIENEKDRRMTVMVTTFMPCSAKLPIIALVAGAFFPQASWVAPSAYFIGVSAIVLSGIALKKTHLFAGDPAPFIMELPAYHLPQVKNVFRQTFDRGFSFIKKAGTIIFVSSIVLWFMSNYSFTLKAVDGNQSILANLGRVIAPLFAPLGWGNWQGAVATITGLIAKENVINTFGILFSHLDEVSENGVEIWGPLQAAFTPVAAYSFLVFNLLCAPCFAAIGAIHREMGNAKWTWIAVGYQCGLAYAVSFVVYQFGRVIFEGGPMNAATILAAAVLAYGLFLLIRKTPAPKNDVISMHQLKEEVK; this comes from the coding sequence ATGGAAAACTTGCAATTTGCTTTAGCGGGGAATCCCAACAGTGGGAAAACAAGTACATTTAACCAATTAACAGGTTCCATGCAATCCGTGGGAAATTGGCCGGGGGTTACTGTTGAGCGTAAATCCGGTACATTAAAGAAACAAAAAAATATTACCATTCAAGATTTGCCTGGGATTTATTCTTTATCTCCTTATACTCCAGAAGAAATTGTTGCCAGAGATTATTTATTAACAGGTTCACCTAATACGATCATCAATATTGTCGATGCGACTAATTTGGAACGTAATTTATATCTAACGACGCAGCTTATGGAAACAGGTATTCCTGTTGTTTTGGGATTGAATATGATGGATCTCATCAGAAAAAGCGGCAAAACCATTAACTTGGACAAATTAGCTTATGGCTTAGGTATTCCGGTAGTGAGCATGAGTGCCTTGAAAAAACAAGGTTTACAGGAATTGATTCATAAAAGTACGCAAGCAGCGGAAAAATTTCCTCCTGAAACGACATATCCAACTTATGATGAGCGTTTAGAAGCAGCCTTAACTGAAATTATTGACGTCTTAGGCAATACTGTTGCGCAAAAACAAGCACGTTTTTATGCTGCAAAATTATTTGAAAAAGATGAATTGGCAACAGAAAATTTAGATTTAAGTAAAATTCAGCGTAAAGAAATTAACGAAATTATTGCCATTACAGAAAAAATCTTTGATGATACGAGTGATGCCATTTTGGTAAATGAGCGTTATGAATTTATCGCGCGCCTAATGGCATTATGTACCGTTAATGAAAATGAATTACGCTTAACTATCAGCGATAAAATCGATCAAATCGTGACCAATCGTTTCTTGGCACTTCCAATTTTTGCCTTTGTTATGTGGGGGATTTATTATCTGTCTATCCAAACAATTGGAGTCATGGGAACAGATTGGGTCAACGATGTCTTGTTTGGAACAGTCGTACCGGATTTTGTTACGAAAAATCTCGCAGCATGGCACGTTGCCGCTTGGATGCAAGATCTAATTTTAAATGGCATTATTGCCGGTGTCGGAGCTGTCTTAGGTTTTGTCCCACAATTATTAGTGCTCTTTTTCTGCTTGTCACTATTAGAAGATTGTGGTTATATGGCACGGATTGCTTTTGTAATGGATCGCCTATTCCGTAAGTTTGGTTTATCTGGTAAATCCTTTATCCCCATGTTGATTGCAACCGGTTGTGGTGTGCCGGGGGTTATGGCGAGTCGCACAATTGAAAATGAGAAAGATCGTCGTATGACGGTTATGGTAACGACCTTTATGCCTTGTTCTGCGAAATTACCAATCATTGCCTTAGTTGCCGGTGCCTTTTTCCCACAAGCAAGTTGGGTTGCACCGTCTGCCTATTTCATTGGCGTATCCGCAATTGTTTTGTCAGGCATTGCCTTGAAAAAAACGCACTTATTTGCCGGTGATCCCGCACCATTTATTATGGAATTACCCGCTTATCATTTGCCACAAGTCAAAAATGTTTTCCGCCAAACTTTTGATCGGGGATTTTCCTTCATTAAAAAAGCAGGGACGATTATTTTTGTCTCCAGTATCGTTTTGTGGTTTATGTCCAATTACAGCTTTACCTTAAAAGCAGTTGATGGCAATCAAAGTATTTTAGCGAATTTAGGTCGTGTGATTGCGCCATTGTTTGCACCATTAGGTTGGGGAAATTGGCAAGGTGCAGTTGCAACAATTACTGGACTGATCGCCAAGGAAAATGTGATCAACACATTTGGCATTTTGTTTAGTCATTTAGATGAAGTTTCTGAAAATGGTGTAGAAATTTGGGGACCATTACAAGCAGCCTTTACACCAGTAGCGGCTTACTCATTTTTAGTGTTCAATTTGCTATGTGCACCGTGTTTTGCAGCAATTGGCGCGATTCATCGGGAAATGGGCAATGCGAAATGGACTTGGATCGCAGTGGGCTACCAATGTGGTTTAGCTTATGCGGTAAGCTTTGTCGTCTATCAATTTGGCCGGGTTATCTTTGAAGGAGGCCCAATGAACGCGGCTACTATTTTAGCAGCAGCGGTCTTAGCCTACGGTCTGTTCTTACTAATTCGTAAAACACCCGCACCTAAAAATGATGTCATTTCAATGCATCAATTAAAAGAGGAAGTGAAATAA
- a CDS encoding FeoB-associated Cys-rich membrane protein: protein MVATIILSLLIFGAAAFVVYRQVKKGSSCEDCKTSCPVKKPEQF from the coding sequence ATGGTAGCAACGATAATTTTAAGTCTCTTAATTTTTGGCGCAGCAGCCTTTGTTGTTTACCGTCAAGTAAAAAAAGGCAGCAGTTGTGAAGATTGTAAAACAAGTTGTCCTGTGAAAAAACCGGAACAGTTTTAG
- a CDS encoding GNAT family N-acetyltransferase produces MIRIETSQTETIEPLLREVFTAQYQAQFHDELPKKHERLAIAATLADELVGGLIAKQDFENLHVSLLAVKPEFQNQKIGSRLLQALGDWAQEEGVINLTLTTKSYQAVEFYQKNGFTIFGSLPDTPMRGVTKYYLYKRVTK; encoded by the coding sequence ATGATTCGAATTGAAACCAGTCAGACAGAAACTATTGAACCTTTATTAAGAGAAGTTTTCACAGCGCAATATCAGGCACAATTTCACGATGAATTGCCCAAAAAACACGAAAGACTTGCCATTGCCGCAACCTTAGCAGATGAATTAGTCGGCGGATTAATCGCCAAGCAAGATTTTGAAAATCTTCACGTCAGTCTGTTAGCTGTCAAACCAGAATTTCAAAACCAAAAAATCGGCTCCCGACTTTTACAAGCCTTAGGTGATTGGGCACAAGAAGAAGGTGTGATTAACTTAACCTTAACAACCAAAAGTTATCAAGCCGTTGAATTTTATCAAAAAAATGGTTTTACCATCTTTGGCAGCCTACCGGATACACCAATGCGGGGCGTCACCAAATACTACTTATATAAACGTGTCACAAAATAG
- a CDS encoding PRD domain-containing protein translates to MYRIIQVLNNNVAIIRIENDEQAIAMGKGIVFQKKKGDLLKKEDISKLFMLRNKESQQNFSSLLKDLPLNFITTGYEVIDTAISKFNYPVQEYIYVTLTDHIYWSYQNQQKGNYEVSRLPDMSKEYPTEYAIGKMGVTIINERLNAHFPDDEIGRIALHFINAKREGEPVTNEVLDPRQDIINQVEKILLNKGIVRTEENKNFYDRLMIHLNYFADRLDQPAEQVIFSKSLETNIKTDYPRAYAIGNEIYQLVSDYANRKLSDSERVYLAIHIQRLL, encoded by the coding sequence ATGTATCGCATTATTCAAGTCTTAAATAATAATGTCGCCATTATTCGAATAGAAAACGATGAGCAGGCTATTGCAATGGGAAAAGGTATTGTCTTTCAAAAGAAAAAAGGCGATTTACTAAAAAAAGAAGATATTAGTAAACTTTTCATGTTGCGCAATAAAGAGTCCCAGCAAAATTTTTCTTCACTGCTAAAAGATTTACCTTTAAATTTTATTACTACCGGTTATGAAGTGATTGATACGGCGATTTCTAAATTCAATTATCCAGTTCAGGAATATATCTATGTAACACTAACCGATCATATTTATTGGAGCTATCAAAATCAGCAAAAAGGAAACTATGAAGTCAGTCGCTTACCTGATATGAGTAAAGAATATCCGACAGAATATGCGATTGGAAAAATGGGTGTCACCATTATTAATGAGCGATTAAATGCGCATTTTCCTGATGATGAAATTGGTCGGATTGCCCTGCATTTTATCAATGCCAAACGGGAAGGGGAGCCTGTAACAAATGAAGTTTTGGATCCCCGTCAAGATATTATTAATCAGGTAGAAAAAATATTATTAAATAAAGGTATTGTACGAACCGAAGAAAATAAAAATTTTTATGATCGTTTAATGATTCATTTGAATTATTTTGCAGATAGACTCGATCAGCCAGCAGAACAAGTCATCTTTTCTAAAAGTTTGGAAACAAATATCAAAACAGATTATCCTCGTGCCTACGCGATTGGCAATGAAATTTATCAATTGGTAAGCGATTATGCGAATCGCAAATTAAGCGATAGCGAGCGGGTATATCTGGCAATTCATATTCAACGACTATTGTGA